A window of the Vibrio fluvialis genome harbors these coding sequences:
- the mltA gene encoding murein transglycosylase A encodes MIKRLFPFATLALPLTVLFGCAQPTDRAQQYLDDEFPQTLNKVEQIESNKPRDFTEFAKQSEQVVEKSPSMAAIYGPLYQKLNDWVLQSGDPAELALFGVQAAQLGGGDKQGNVLFTGYFSPVIELRHTPDPEFHFPVYGMPACDAECPTRAQIYDGALSGQGLELGFAANRIDPFIMEVQGSGFVHFGDDDTLEYFAYAGKNNKAYVSIGRILIERGLVEREKMSLKAIKDWVLANDDATVKELLEQNPSYVFFEPRAAAPVTGSAGIPLLPMASVAGDRSLFPMGTPILAEVPLLNADGTWSGAHQLRLLIVLDTGGAVKQNHLDLYHGMGPRAGTEAGHYKHFGRVWKLGLENSPTQAPWALPPEKLQ; translated from the coding sequence GTGATAAAACGTCTTTTCCCATTTGCCACTCTGGCACTCCCTCTGACGGTTCTGTTCGGTTGTGCGCAACCAACGGATCGTGCCCAGCAATATCTGGATGATGAATTCCCGCAGACGCTGAACAAAGTCGAGCAGATCGAATCCAATAAACCGCGTGATTTCACCGAGTTTGCCAAGCAGAGCGAGCAAGTGGTGGAGAAGTCGCCGTCGATGGCTGCGATTTATGGGCCGCTGTATCAAAAGCTTAATGATTGGGTGTTACAAAGTGGCGATCCGGCCGAGCTGGCTCTGTTTGGCGTGCAGGCCGCGCAGTTGGGCGGCGGCGATAAGCAGGGCAACGTGCTGTTTACCGGCTACTTTTCTCCGGTGATTGAGTTGCGTCATACGCCGGATCCTGAGTTCCATTTCCCGGTCTATGGCATGCCTGCCTGTGATGCTGAGTGTCCGACCCGCGCGCAAATCTATGATGGCGCACTGAGTGGCCAGGGGCTGGAGCTGGGCTTTGCGGCCAATCGTATCGACCCATTTATTATGGAAGTGCAGGGCAGCGGTTTTGTCCATTTTGGCGATGACGACACGCTGGAATACTTTGCCTACGCCGGCAAGAACAACAAGGCTTATGTCAGCATCGGCCGTATTCTGATTGAACGCGGGTTGGTTGAGCGTGAAAAGATGTCGCTCAAAGCGATCAAAGACTGGGTGCTGGCTAACGATGATGCCACCGTCAAAGAGCTGCTAGAGCAGAACCCGTCGTACGTGTTTTTTGAGCCACGCGCCGCGGCGCCTGTGACGGGCAGTGCGGGTATTCCACTATTGCCAATGGCCTCCGTCGCTGGCGACCGTTCGCTGTTCCCGATGGGCACACCGATTCTGGCCGAAGTGCCGCTACTCAATGCCGATGGCACGTGGTCGGGCGCGCATCAGTTGCGTCTGCTGATTGTGCTCGATACCGGCGGAGCGGTGAAACAGAACCATCTCGATCTCTATCACGGCATGGGGCCGCGTGCTGGCA
- a CDS encoding DUF2850 domain-containing protein: MLKSEALEPVNDELRLRKRKAIERMLLSIALVGTIIVIVMVSNVFGRVADLFLPPKSDVYGLWVEQNVAPYAAQKIELEAKGVVIEGRVVTTSFDFNGRYLEYRIGDQEYRYKMLNEENTEMTLISPAHYNPTFQLSGKHQKNLR; encoded by the coding sequence ATGCTTAAAAGTGAGGCGTTAGAGCCAGTGAATGACGAACTTCGTCTACGTAAACGAAAAGCCATTGAGCGCATGCTGCTCTCGATCGCTCTCGTTGGAACGATAATAGTGATCGTAATGGTCAGCAATGTGTTCGGACGCGTTGCCGACCTGTTTTTGCCACCAAAAAGCGATGTTTATGGTTTGTGGGTGGAGCAGAATGTCGCGCCTTATGCAGCGCAGAAAATCGAACTGGAAGCGAAAGGCGTGGTGATCGAAGGACGCGTGGTGACGACATCGTTCGATTTTAATGGTCGTTATCTTGAGTATCGTATCGGTGATCAGGAGTATCGCTACAAAATGCTGAATGAAGAGAACACCGAAATGACGCTGATTTCACCCGCACATTACAATCCGACCTTCCAATTGTCAGGAAAACATCAAAAAAACCTTCGTTAA
- the argA gene encoding amino-acid N-acetyltransferase, whose product MKIRSTALVKGFRQSAPYVNAHRGKIMVVMVGGEAIADKNFSNIISDLALLHSLGVKIVLVHGARPQINQILATHNRSTPYHKGIRVTDEEALSLVMQAAGQLQLAITARLSMSLNNTPMAGTQLNVVSGNFVISQPLGVDDGIDYCHSGRIRRIDIDGINRTLDQGSIVVLGPIASSVTGECFNLLSEEVATQVAIRLKADKLIGFCSTQGIIDENGNSIAELFPADVEKIVSRLESETNPDIDDTTGTLRFLRAAIAACRAGVPRSHLVSYKEDGALIQELFSFDGIGTQIVMASAEQVRLAQIDDIGGIFDLIRPLEEQGILVRRSREQLEQEIHKFTIIDKDGLLIGCAALYPYQEESMAEMACVAIHPEYRDGNRGLLLLNHMKHQAKQMGIQRLFVLTTHSLHWFREQGFIEVGVDKLPMAKQSLYNYQRRSKILILNL is encoded by the coding sequence GTGAAAATTCGTAGTACCGCCCTTGTTAAGGGCTTCAGACAATCAGCCCCTTATGTCAACGCTCACCGCGGCAAAATCATGGTGGTGATGGTTGGCGGCGAAGCGATTGCTGATAAGAATTTCTCAAACATTATCAGCGACCTGGCACTGCTACATAGTCTGGGCGTCAAGATAGTACTGGTTCACGGCGCGCGCCCACAGATCAATCAGATTTTAGCTACCCACAATCGCTCTACGCCTTATCACAAAGGCATTCGCGTTACCGACGAAGAAGCGCTCAGCTTGGTTATGCAAGCGGCGGGTCAACTGCAACTGGCGATCACCGCCCGTCTTTCGATGAGCCTCAACAACACACCGATGGCCGGAACTCAGCTCAACGTCGTCAGTGGTAACTTTGTTATCTCTCAACCATTAGGTGTAGATGACGGCATCGATTATTGCCATAGCGGACGCATTCGCCGCATTGACATCGATGGCATCAACCGCACGCTCGATCAGGGTTCTATCGTCGTTCTTGGCCCGATAGCAAGTTCAGTCACCGGAGAATGTTTTAATCTTCTCTCTGAAGAAGTGGCGACCCAAGTGGCGATAAGATTAAAAGCCGATAAGCTGATCGGCTTTTGTTCCACTCAAGGTATCATCGATGAAAATGGTAACTCGATTGCCGAGCTGTTTCCGGCGGATGTCGAGAAAATCGTTAGCCGTTTGGAATCAGAAACCAATCCGGATATTGATGACACCACTGGTACCCTGCGCTTTTTACGCGCGGCGATTGCCGCCTGCCGCGCTGGAGTTCCGCGCAGCCATTTAGTCAGTTACAAGGAAGATGGCGCACTGATTCAGGAGCTGTTCTCGTTTGACGGTATCGGGACTCAGATCGTCATGGCGAGTGCCGAACAAGTACGTCTGGCGCAGATTGACGACATCGGCGGCATCTTCGATTTAATTCGTCCGCTGGAAGAACAAGGGATTCTGGTGCGCCGCTCGCGCGAGCAGCTCGAGCAAGAGATCCACAAATTCACCATCATCGATAAAGATGGCCTGCTGATTGGCTGCGCCGCCTTGTATCCGTATCAGGAAGAGAGCATGGCCGAAATGGCGTGCGTAGCGATTCATCCGGAATACCGTGATGGTAACCGTGGCTTGCTGCTACTCAACCACATGAAGCATCAGGCGAAACAGATGGGCATTCAACGTCTGTTTGTGCTGACGACGCACAGTTTGCACTGGTTCCGCGAACAAGGGTTTATTGAAGTGGGTGTCGATAAATTACCGATGGCAAAACAGAGTCTGTACAACTATCAGCGCCGCTCAAAGATCTTGATTTTGAACCTGTAA
- the recD gene encoding exodeoxyribonuclease V subunit alpha: MMDVRLDFAQVSAQLKQLAAQGALRQLDYQFAHFLAQQTDAGTLSDHERAALMLAAAAVSAELGRGHICLPLVDEQGNRVELASKVGVYGEAALPLNQLWLSVDWAALVARTPLIGVRGEAVPLMFDGQRLYLHRYWHYEVTLAARLQSFGTPMILKPMAVQNLRQRLDTLFARDYRFLQQALQRKGAALALNQVARQRLVCDLLDVVDESGLDWEAIDGVLQQAKRSEDFAPLDTLVPQAHCLNWQKVAAAIALTRRFAVISGGPGTGKTTTVTKLLAALISQAQQAQHTPTIKLVAPTGKAAARLTESIGKAVASLAVEPELKALIPTESSTIHRLLGAIPDSAEFRHHAGNRLHLDVLVVDEASMVDLPMMVKLVDALPDSARLILLGDKDQLASVEAGAVLGDICSFLYQGYSKEQSRLLSELTGFQSAALSPRHAEHRIADSLCMLQKSYRFDACSGIGQLAKAINSGQALWVDKVWQEAFSDIQHFALSSEHYNQMLQSLVGAYSPYLALMATPLTPSQNMAEKARDALQAFGRARLLCAVREGDFGVSGLNYRIERALAARKKIKVQDEIWYAGRPVMVTRNDHGLGLYNGDIGICLRDEQDEQQRLKVYFELPDGSVKAVLPSRVPQHETAYAMTIHKSQGSEFEFTVMILPPEFSPILTRELIYTGITRAKKQLALYCDMGVLKRGIKLKTQRASGLVERLMDMGDDA, from the coding sequence ATGATGGATGTCCGTTTGGATTTTGCGCAGGTGAGCGCGCAGTTAAAGCAACTGGCGGCGCAGGGCGCACTGCGCCAGCTCGATTACCAGTTTGCTCATTTCCTCGCTCAACAAACCGACGCGGGGACGCTGAGCGATCACGAGCGCGCGGCGTTGATGTTAGCCGCTGCGGCGGTCAGTGCCGAACTGGGGCGCGGTCATATCTGTTTGCCGCTGGTCGATGAGCAGGGCAACCGGGTTGAACTGGCGAGTAAGGTGGGGGTGTATGGCGAGGCTGCCCTGCCGCTAAATCAGCTGTGGTTGTCTGTGGATTGGGCGGCACTGGTGGCGCGCACGCCGCTGATTGGCGTACGCGGTGAAGCGGTGCCGCTGATGTTTGATGGTCAGCGCTTGTACCTGCATCGTTATTGGCATTATGAAGTGACCTTGGCGGCGCGTTTGCAGAGCTTTGGGACACCTATGATCTTAAAGCCTATGGCAGTCCAAAATCTTCGCCAGCGACTCGATACGTTGTTTGCCCGCGACTATCGTTTTTTACAGCAAGCCTTGCAGCGCAAGGGGGCAGCGTTGGCATTGAATCAGGTGGCGCGTCAACGTTTGGTGTGCGACTTACTTGATGTGGTCGACGAGTCCGGGCTCGATTGGGAAGCGATTGATGGCGTGTTGCAACAGGCCAAACGCAGCGAGGATTTCGCGCCGCTGGATACCTTGGTGCCCCAAGCGCACTGTCTGAACTGGCAGAAAGTGGCGGCCGCGATTGCCCTGACGCGCCGTTTTGCGGTGATTTCCGGTGGTCCCGGTACGGGCAAAACGACCACCGTGACCAAATTGCTGGCGGCGCTGATCAGTCAGGCGCAACAAGCGCAGCACACGCCGACCATCAAACTGGTGGCACCGACGGGTAAAGCGGCCGCGCGGCTGACCGAATCGATCGGTAAAGCGGTGGCAAGCTTAGCCGTAGAGCCTGAGCTCAAAGCGCTGATCCCTACCGAATCGAGCACCATTCACCGCTTGTTGGGAGCGATTCCCGACAGCGCCGAGTTTCGTCATCATGCAGGCAATCGCCTGCACCTTGATGTGCTGGTGGTCGATGAGGCGTCGATGGTCGATTTGCCCATGATGGTCAAATTGGTCGATGCGCTGCCGGACAGTGCGCGGCTGATATTACTCGGCGATAAAGATCAGTTGGCGTCGGTGGAAGCGGGCGCCGTGCTGGGCGATATCTGCTCGTTTCTTTACCAAGGTTACAGCAAAGAGCAGAGCCGTTTGTTGTCTGAGCTGACCGGCTTTCAGTCTGCGGCGCTCAGCCCGCGTCACGCCGAGCATCGCATTGCCGATAGCTTGTGCATGCTGCAAAAGAGTTACCGGTTTGATGCGTGCTCCGGCATTGGTCAGTTGGCGAAAGCCATCAACAGTGGTCAGGCCTTGTGGGTGGATAAAGTATGGCAGGAAGCATTTAGCGACATCCAACACTTTGCGCTCAGCAGCGAGCACTACAACCAGATGTTGCAATCTCTGGTGGGCGCTTATTCGCCGTATCTGGCATTGATGGCAACGCCGCTTACGCCGTCGCAAAATATGGCTGAGAAAGCGCGCGATGCGTTGCAGGCCTTTGGCCGCGCGCGTTTATTGTGCGCGGTGCGAGAAGGCGATTTTGGTGTCAGCGGACTTAACTACCGCATTGAGCGGGCGCTGGCTGCGCGCAAGAAAATTAAAGTACAGGATGAAATCTGGTATGCCGGACGCCCGGTGATGGTGACGCGCAACGATCATGGTCTTGGCCTGTACAACGGTGATATCGGGATTTGTCTGCGCGATGAGCAAGATGAGCAGCAGCGCCTGAAAGTTTACTTTGAACTGCCCGATGGCAGCGTCAAAGCGGTGTTGCCCAGCCGAGTGCCGCAACACGAAACCGCCTATGCGATGACGATTCACAAATCGCAGGGCAGTGAATTTGAGTTCACTGTGATGATTCTGCCGCCGGAATTCAGCCCGATTTTAACCCGTGAGTTGATTTACACCGGCATCACTCGCGCCAAGAAGCAGCTCGCGCTGTATTGCGATATGGGAGTGCTCAAACGCGGCATTAAACTCAAAACGCAACGCGCAAGTGGATTGGTGGAGCGTTTGATGGATATGGGCGACGACGCCTAA